In the uncultured Methanobacterium sp. genome, one interval contains:
- the cbiT gene encoding precorrin-6Y C5,15-methyltransferase (decarboxylating) subunit CbiT: MIPDDEFIQTKNVPGPTKEEVRCLVMCKAKISSQDTVVDVGCGSGGLTLESAQRALNVIALDKNPEAINLTRKNLEKHGLTSKVQLLEGDALQVLEGINSFDVLLVGGSSGDLPLIIQQGYEKLEKNGRMVITSILLETRVEAVNSIKNIGLVPDVVEVTIAKGKITERGTMMMGRNPITIISAVKV; encoded by the coding sequence ATGATCCCGGATGATGAGTTCATTCAGACCAAGAACGTTCCAGGGCCTACCAAGGAAGAGGTAAGGTGCCTGGTGATGTGCAAAGCCAAGATTTCCTCACAAGACACCGTGGTTGATGTGGGATGTGGTAGTGGGGGATTAACACTGGAATCCGCCCAAAGAGCATTAAACGTCATTGCACTTGATAAAAATCCTGAAGCCATAAATTTAACCCGGAAAAACCTGGAAAAACACGGTTTAACCAGTAAAGTCCAGCTTTTGGAAGGAGATGCCCTCCAGGTTCTGGAAGGTATTAACTCCTTTGATGTACTTCTCGTGGGGGGTAGCAGTGGTGATCTTCCCCTTATAATACAACAGGGATATGAAAAGCTTGAAAAAAATGGGAGAATGGTGATAACATCCATTCTACTTGAAACAAGAGTGGAAGCAGTTAATTCGATTAAAAATATTGGATTGGTCCCGGATGTGGTTGAAGTAACCATTGCCAAGGGTAAAATCACAGAAAGAGGAACCATGATGATGGGAAGAAACCCAATTACCATTATTTCAGCGGTGAAGGTCTAA
- a CDS encoding HD domain-containing protein, giving the protein MKSIRDSVHGDLHLEEFEVRLTDTPEIQRLRRIKQLGFTYLVYPGANHSRFEHSIGTMYLASRLARNLQLDEDTHTLVRSCALLHDAGHGPFSHVSERVLDSSHEELTSKLIKESQLGDILSEKFSVKEVLKVISGEGPLGQMISGELDVDRMDYLLRDSHYTGVAYGVIDVERLIYNMKLDDGILLLQSKGVQAAESMLLARYFMYPSVYQHHTTRIVNSMFRRCLGKLLEMKVINEHEIYRYDDTDIISLARLEEGYIQDIMGRLDTRQLYKRVYSLKFDDISHPKRIFQMSDSTIQKVEEEIADDLGVDKDFILVDVPEYPIFHEMSTPVSLNGDTVMLGDVSNLVMALKDVRFNHADLCIYLPEEYAASASKLNFIDYLNL; this is encoded by the coding sequence ATGAAGTCTATCAGGGATAGTGTCCATGGGGATCTTCATTTAGAGGAGTTTGAAGTTCGATTAACAGATACTCCAGAAATCCAGCGCCTGAGAAGGATTAAACAGCTAGGATTCACCTACCTGGTGTACCCTGGTGCCAATCACAGCCGTTTCGAACACTCCATAGGAACCATGTACCTGGCATCACGACTGGCCCGGAACCTCCAGCTGGATGAAGATACCCATACCCTGGTGCGAAGCTGTGCTCTGCTCCATGATGCTGGTCACGGACCATTTTCTCATGTATCAGAACGGGTTCTTGATTCATCCCACGAAGAACTAACCTCCAAACTCATTAAAGAATCACAGTTAGGAGATATTTTATCTGAAAAGTTTTCAGTGAAGGAAGTTTTAAAGGTTATCAGTGGTGAAGGTCCTCTGGGTCAGATGATATCTGGAGAACTGGATGTTGACCGTATGGACTACTTATTACGAGATTCTCATTATACGGGGGTTGCTTATGGAGTTATAGATGTAGAGCGACTTATTTACAACATGAAACTGGATGATGGAATTCTCCTCCTCCAAAGTAAAGGTGTTCAGGCTGCTGAATCCATGCTACTGGCACGCTATTTCATGTACCCCAGTGTTTATCAGCATCACACCACTCGAATTGTTAACTCTATGTTCAGACGGTGCCTGGGGAAACTCCTGGAAATGAAGGTTATCAATGAACATGAAATCTACCGTTACGATGATACTGATATTATTTCACTGGCCAGGTTAGAAGAAGGTTATATTCAAGATATTATGGGGCGACTGGATACCAGACAGCTTTACAAACGGGTATATTCCCTGAAATTTGATGATATTAGTCATCCTAAACGTATATTCCAGATGAGTGACTCGACTATCCAGAAAGTAGAAGAAGAGATAGCCGATGATCTGGGTGTTGATAAAGATTTTATACTGGTTGATGTTCCAGAGTATCCCATTTTCCATGAAATGTCCACTCCTGTATCTCTCAATGGGGATACGGTAATGTTGGGTGATGTTTCCAATCTGGTTATGGCCTTAAAAGATGTCCGTTTCAACCATGCGGACCTTTGTATATACCTCCCTGAAGAATATGCAGCTTCTGCCTCTAAACTTAACTTCATTGATTATTTGAATCTATAG
- a CDS encoding molybdenum cofactor biosynthesis protein MoaE, which translates to MIIARIISDYEEIITLNDLTKQIKQSSSIDECGAIFTFEGLVRGKDDAKTTDKLALTTPDTEKTENELKNILGQVQDKHGVKDIAVVHYLGQFKPGDPLFLVAVSGGHRHETRAALEEIIERVKYELDFKKEEEGSAGSNIIMSGG; encoded by the coding sequence ATGATAATTGCCAGAATAATTTCAGATTATGAGGAAATCATCACTTTGAATGATTTAACCAAACAGATTAAACAAAGCAGTTCTATTGATGAGTGTGGTGCAATATTCACCTTTGAGGGACTTGTTAGAGGAAAGGATGATGCTAAAACCACGGATAAACTCGCACTCACCACCCCTGACACTGAAAAAACTGAAAATGAACTTAAAAACATTTTAGGTCAGGTTCAGGATAAACACGGGGTGAAAGATATTGCAGTGGTCCACTACCTGGGTCAATTCAAACCCGGTGATCCCCTATTCCTGGTGGCAGTATCAGGAGGCCACCGGCATGAAACCCGGGCTGCACTGGAAGAAATAATTGAAAGGGTTAAATACGAATTGGACTTTAAAAAAGAGGAAGAAGGTAGTGCAGGCAGTAACATCATCATGTCCGGGGGTTAA
- a CDS encoding ABC transporter ATP-binding protein, whose translation MIKVENLSKTYHMEEGPEIKALDQVNLEVKKGEIVGIIGTSGSGKTSLLRILRGVEPFDEGKITVDDVTVTPESTTYYSRKLRKITAIHLQRSFGLWSETALNNVIRKLYGTKYGDEALTDFDFAYSEFEDEAMEILRVVGLDHKANHFAPVLSGGEKQRLIMARQLAKKPKVLLLDEPATMSCPKTKQEILDAIKAINEDLGVTVVLVSHLPEIHHYLSNRLILMDEGKVVDEGSPDEIIKKFIQKMEPELPKRDPESMGDTVIKTRDLEKRFYLLKGGNVLELKDVSFDVSDGEIVSLIGQSGAGKTVLLRMIGGLDLPDAGVVSFKLDGEWVDMHQPGINRMNIRRQMGFMHQEFALVHHATIKDQIAGRLGIKGITVVDEAKKKAEEMGISDLALDVLYQLTDLPENEAKQRLEQLGLSGSILDTLFPSFPDNEVKEYAEPIFKALDLPMDILNRRSYELSGGQKVRATLALVLSTKPKVLILDEPFGDLDPITLRMVSNSLKRINKEFNTTIIMVSHHIDFIDELSTRAIRMEQGKLIGDGDPDEECEEFIKSCGADYLKDISQWKEQLMEN comes from the coding sequence ATGATAAAGGTTGAAAATCTATCAAAAACTTACCACATGGAGGAAGGTCCAGAAATAAAGGCTCTGGATCAGGTTAACTTGGAAGTTAAAAAGGGAGAAATTGTGGGTATTATTGGAACCAGTGGATCCGGTAAAACCAGCCTTCTGCGTATCCTCAGGGGTGTGGAACCATTCGATGAGGGGAAAATTACCGTAGATGATGTGACAGTAACCCCTGAATCCACCACTTACTATTCCCGCAAACTGCGTAAGATAACCGCCATTCATTTGCAACGTTCTTTTGGATTATGGTCAGAAACAGCTTTGAATAATGTTATAAGGAAACTCTACGGGACTAAATACGGGGATGAAGCATTAACTGACTTTGACTTTGCTTATAGCGAGTTTGAAGACGAGGCAATGGAGATCCTGCGTGTGGTGGGTCTGGATCATAAGGCCAATCATTTTGCCCCGGTATTAAGCGGTGGTGAAAAACAGAGACTCATCATGGCCCGACAATTAGCTAAGAAGCCTAAAGTTCTTTTACTGGATGAGCCTGCCACCATGTCATGCCCTAAAACAAAGCAGGAAATTTTAGATGCAATAAAAGCAATAAATGAGGATTTAGGAGTTACTGTTGTATTGGTATCACACTTACCAGAAATTCACCATTACCTCTCCAATAGACTGATTCTAATGGATGAAGGTAAGGTGGTGGATGAAGGATCACCCGATGAAATAATTAAGAAATTCATCCAGAAAATGGAACCAGAACTACCCAAACGTGACCCTGAAAGTATGGGAGATACTGTAATTAAAACACGGGATCTGGAGAAGAGGTTCTATCTTCTTAAAGGAGGTAACGTCCTGGAATTGAAGGATGTAAGTTTTGATGTTAGTGATGGGGAGATTGTTTCCCTCATTGGACAAAGTGGTGCTGGTAAAACCGTGCTGCTGCGTATGATTGGTGGTCTGGATCTTCCAGATGCCGGTGTTGTTTCCTTTAAACTGGATGGTGAATGGGTGGACATGCATCAGCCGGGAATTAACCGGATGAATATCCGTCGGCAGATGGGATTCATGCATCAGGAGTTTGCACTGGTACACCATGCCACTATTAAGGATCAGATTGCAGGAAGACTGGGAATCAAAGGAATAACCGTAGTGGATGAAGCAAAGAAAAAAGCAGAAGAGATGGGTATAAGTGACCTGGCACTGGATGTTCTTTATCAGCTAACTGATCTACCAGAAAATGAAGCAAAACAGCGCCTGGAACAATTAGGACTATCTGGAAGTATTTTGGACACTCTTTTCCCTAGTTTCCCTGATAATGAGGTCAAAGAATATGCTGAACCAATATTCAAAGCCCTGGATCTTCCCATGGACATTTTAAACCGCCGTTCCTATGAGTTATCCGGTGGTCAGAAAGTTAGGGCGACACTGGCCCTGGTACTTTCAACCAAGCCCAAGGTTCTGATCTTAGATGAACCATTCGGAGATCTAGACCCAATAACCCTGCGTATGGTTTCTAATTCCCTTAAACGTATAAATAAGGAATTCAATACCACCATTATTATGGTCAGCCATCATATTGACTTCATTGATGAACTCTCCACCCGTGCCATCCGTATGGAACAGGGAAAACTCATTGGAGACGGAGATCCCGATGAAGAGTGTGAAGAATTCATTAAAAGCTGTGGAGCAGATTATCTTAAGGATATCTCCCAGTGGAAAGAACAATTAATGGAAAACTAG
- a CDS encoding (5-formylfuran-3-yl)methyl phosphate synthase — protein sequence MLLLISPINTQEAREAINGGADIIDVKNPKEGSLGANFPWVIKNIREITPKDMQVSATLGDVPYKPGTVALAAAGAVVSGANYIKVGLYGTRSYSEALEVMENVVKAVHEFDEDAVVVASGYADAHRVGAVDPMEIPRVAADSGADLAMVDTAVKDGKTLFDFMNEESISQFTTEIHEYGLKSALAGSVTEEQLPLLAELGCDVAGIRGAACVGGDRNTGHIHHEAVAKLKHLVKSL from the coding sequence TTGCTTCTCTTGATCAGTCCCATAAACACACAAGAAGCACGAGAAGCCATAAATGGCGGTGCAGATATAATTGATGTTAAAAATCCTAAAGAAGGCTCATTAGGTGCTAATTTCCCCTGGGTCATTAAGAACATCCGGGAAATAACCCCCAAGGACATGCAAGTTAGTGCAACTCTTGGAGATGTTCCCTACAAACCAGGAACAGTAGCCCTGGCAGCTGCCGGTGCAGTTGTCTCAGGAGCAAATTACATCAAAGTAGGATTATACGGAACCAGAAGCTATTCCGAAGCTCTGGAAGTAATGGAAAACGTGGTTAAAGCTGTCCACGAATTTGATGAAGATGCAGTTGTAGTGGCATCAGGATACGCCGATGCACATCGAGTTGGAGCAGTGGATCCCATGGAGATCCCAAGGGTAGCAGCTGATAGTGGAGCAGACCTGGCCATGGTAGACACTGCAGTTAAAGATGGGAAAACCCTCTTCGATTTCATGAATGAAGAAAGCATATCTCAGTTCACCACTGAAATACACGAATACGGCCTTAAATCCGCACTGGCAGGATCTGTTACCGAGGAACAATTACCTCTACTTGCAGAGCTTGGCTGCGATGTGGCTGGAATACGTGGCGCAGCATGTGTTGGTGGTGACCGAAACACCGGGCACATCCACCATGAAGCTGTAGCTAAATTGAAACATCTGGTGAAAAGTTTATAA
- a CDS encoding UbiX family flavin prenyltransferase — translation MIVVAITGASGVIYGVRLLEVLKEMGKDTALVVTEPARIILKYEMGMDEDELQNLCHKFYEPGDLTSAINSGSCRFESMIIVPCTMKTISAISTGFASNAVTRAADVALKERRNLLLVPRETPLRSVHLENMLRISREGAIILPAMPAFYHQPQNMDDLVDFLVGKILDVLHIDHNLYQRWQGEIP, via the coding sequence ATGATAGTGGTAGCTATTACTGGAGCTAGCGGAGTTATTTATGGCGTAAGGCTTCTTGAAGTACTAAAAGAGATGGGGAAGGACACGGCACTGGTGGTAACAGAACCCGCAAGGATCATCCTCAAGTATGAAATGGGAATGGATGAAGACGAACTGCAGAACCTTTGCCATAAATTCTATGAACCCGGAGACCTCACCAGTGCCATTAACAGTGGTTCCTGCAGATTTGAGTCCATGATCATCGTTCCGTGTACTATGAAAACCATCTCTGCTATTTCCACAGGTTTTGCAAGTAATGCTGTTACCAGGGCAGCTGATGTGGCTTTGAAAGAGAGAAGGAACCTGTTACTGGTACCAAGGGAAACACCTTTACGCTCGGTTCACCTTGAGAATATGCTCAGAATCAGCAGGGAAGGTGCTATTATTTTACCTGCAATGCCTGCTTTTTACCATCAACCCCAGAATATGGATGACCTGGTGGATTTCCTGGTTGGTAAAATACTGGATGTCCTCCATATTGACCACAACCTCTACCAGAGATGGCAGGGAGAAATCCCATGA
- a CDS encoding molybdenum cofactor guanylyltransferase encodes MKSCIILCGGQSRRMGQDKGLLKLNHTPMIIHTLKIVEDIVDEIILVLRDQTQLDLYKKCVNNFENENPEHNTRIKMVTDIEMDEGPLFGLYTGLTYIKSEGSLLLPCDSPFISHYFVNKMFELTGEHKCQAIVPVWPDGSTEPLHSYYRKECIPVIQDRLKNGFRNVKSLLDEIDVGYIDVNTLDPDKISFINLNRPEDVDTSFEKIRKL; translated from the coding sequence ATGAAATCCTGTATAATCCTTTGTGGTGGTCAAAGCCGACGTATGGGGCAGGATAAAGGGTTACTCAAATTAAACCACACCCCCATGATTATCCATACTTTAAAGATAGTAGAAGATATTGTTGATGAGATCATACTGGTTCTACGAGACCAAACACAGCTTGATTTATATAAAAAATGTGTTAATAACTTCGAAAATGAAAATCCTGAACATAACACCAGAATAAAAATGGTTACCGATATTGAAATGGATGAAGGGCCGCTGTTTGGATTATATACTGGATTGACCTACATAAAATCTGAGGGTTCTCTCTTATTACCCTGTGATTCTCCTTTTATCTCACATTATTTTGTAAATAAAATGTTTGAATTAACTGGGGAACATAAATGTCAGGCCATAGTTCCAGTGTGGCCTGATGGATCAACAGAACCTTTACATTCCTATTACCGTAAAGAGTGTATTCCTGTGATTCAAGATCGGTTAAAAAATGGTTTTAGAAATGTTAAATCATTGTTAGATGAAATTGATGTGGGATACATTGATGTTAATACTTTAGATCCAGATAAAATAAGTTTTATTAATCTAAATCGTCCTGAAGATGTTGATACATCATTTGAGAAAATAAGGAAGCTATAA
- a CDS encoding pseudomurein-binding repeat-containing protein, which produces MVDKVLEFKRLNGDLPAYAVVEGCRIDKREYIDMIERVNKFFLQMGRNPGSVDITPLEDVPTVEVLI; this is translated from the coding sequence ATGGTAGATAAGGTATTAGAGTTTAAAAGGTTAAATGGAGACCTGCCTGCCTATGCGGTTGTTGAAGGCTGCCGCATTGATAAAAGAGAATATATTGATATGATTGAACGGGTAAACAAGTTCTTCCTTCAGATGGGAAGAAACCCTGGAAGCGTGGACATTACTCCTTTGGAAGATGTTCCCACGGTGGAAGTTTTAATATAA
- a CDS encoding (Fe-S)-binding protein: protein MIYFQGCTARDKLKNISKNTQMILDIAGVDYKILQNEDCCGSILLRTGFQEDAHELMKKTFKKLKGEKIVVSCAGCYRTLKKDYPEIFGEELDVIHISQLLQELIIEGKIKTKKESLKVTYHDPCHLGRHCGEYEAPRQVISKKAELVEMDKNRNHASCCGAGGGVKSAYPELSSEISRKRIDEAFKTEADLLVTCCPFCVLNLESDKIKVMDLTEFILLGDTLFSGEKGTLDSKENCTLESDTLFTEEKIVPDKHQGVSNE, encoded by the coding sequence ATGATATACTTCCAGGGCTGCACTGCCCGTGATAAACTTAAAAATATCTCCAAAAATACCCAGATGATCCTAGATATTGCAGGGGTAGACTATAAAATCCTCCAAAATGAAGATTGCTGTGGTTCAATTCTATTGCGCACTGGGTTCCAGGAAGATGCCCACGAATTAATGAAAAAGACTTTTAAAAAACTTAAGGGTGAAAAAATAGTGGTTAGTTGTGCTGGCTGCTACCGTACGCTGAAAAAGGATTATCCTGAAATTTTTGGGGAAGAATTGGATGTTATCCATATCAGTCAGCTTCTTCAAGAGTTGATTATAGAAGGGAAAATCAAGACAAAAAAGGAGAGTTTGAAGGTTACCTATCACGATCCCTGTCACCTGGGGCGGCACTGTGGAGAGTATGAGGCACCTCGCCAGGTGATAAGTAAAAAAGCAGAACTGGTGGAAATGGATAAAAATCGTAACCATGCCAGTTGCTGTGGAGCCGGTGGGGGAGTTAAGTCCGCTTATCCCGAATTATCATCAGAAATTTCGCGTAAACGAATTGATGAAGCCTTTAAAACCGAAGCGGACTTGTTGGTAACTTGCTGTCCCTTTTGTGTTTTAAACCTGGAATCGGATAAAATAAAGGTTATGGATCTCACCGAGTTCATCTTATTGGGTGATACACTATTTTCAGGGGAAAAAGGTACACTAGACTCTAAAGAAAATTGTACACTGGAAAGTGATACACTATTTACAGAGGAAAAAATTGTACCTGATAAACACCAGGGGGTTTCCAATGAATAA
- a CDS encoding nicotinamide-nucleotide adenylyltransferase, whose translation MRGLLVGRMQPVHRGHIQVIERILDEVEEVIIGIGSAQVSHSIKDPFTAGERVMMITKALAENNVRASRYYIIPVQDIECNSLWVAHMEMLTPPFEHVYSGNPLVQRLFTEKGYKVTEPPLFNREIYSGTEVRRRMLSEDNWEELVPESVVEVINEIDGISRIKQLARREVSEV comes from the coding sequence ATGAGAGGACTTCTGGTTGGGAGAATGCAACCCGTGCATAGGGGACATATTCAGGTTATTGAAAGGATCTTAGATGAAGTGGAAGAAGTAATCATTGGAATTGGCAGTGCACAGGTCAGCCACTCTATTAAAGACCCATTCACTGCTGGTGAAAGGGTGATGATGATCACCAAGGCCCTTGCTGAAAATAACGTGCGTGCATCACGTTATTACATCATACCAGTACAGGATATTGAATGTAACTCCCTCTGGGTGGCTCATATGGAAATGTTAACACCTCCATTTGAACATGTGTATTCGGGTAATCCCCTGGTACAGAGACTTTTCACAGAAAAGGGATATAAAGTTACTGAACCACCGTTATTCAATAGAGAAATTTATTCAGGGACAGAAGTCAGGCGTAGAATGCTTTCTGAAGATAACTGGGAAGAGTTGGTCCCGGAATCCGTGGTGGAAGTTATTAATGAAATTGATGGTATTTCAAGAATTAAACAGTTAGCAAGACGAGAGGTAAGTGAAGTATGA
- the guaB gene encoding IMP dehydrogenase gives MFSDKLNKAPEGYTFDDFLLVPCLSNIEPKDVGTKSRVSRNYSLNIPVVSSAMDTVTESAMAIALAQEGGLGVIHRNMTIKEQLAEVEKVKRSEELTIRDVITTSPDSSIHEASIMMDMEDVSGLPVVDNGKVIGIISRRDIKPIINSDADKKVREFMTEEVVTITESATPEEALDIAYDNKVERLPIVRNNRIVGIVTIRDILERKKHPHAARDSDGRFLVAAATGPFDLERAIALDKAGADIIAMDVAHAHKPDIIKSAKKMKENIQADLLVGNIATGEAAEAIIAGADIDGFKVGIGPGSICTTRIIAGVGVPQLTAISSVADVAHEHGVPVIGDGGLRYSGDVAKAIAVGADAVMVGSLLAGTTESPGEVVIMNGRKFKQYRGMGSLGAMTGGSGAGTDRYFQEVKGPMKHAKLVPEGVEGVVPFKGPVNEVIFQLMGGLKASMGYSGAANIKEMWEKAKFVRITSSGMTESHPHDLLITNESPNYPTTRLM, from the coding sequence ATGTTTTCAGATAAATTAAACAAAGCCCCGGAAGGATACACATTTGATGACTTTTTACTGGTTCCATGCCTATCTAATATTGAACCTAAAGATGTGGGAACTAAAAGCAGGGTATCGAGAAATTACAGCCTCAACATCCCTGTTGTGAGTTCTGCCATGGACACAGTCACTGAATCTGCTATGGCCATTGCACTGGCCCAAGAAGGTGGCCTAGGAGTTATTCACCGTAACATGACCATCAAAGAACAGTTGGCAGAAGTTGAAAAAGTCAAACGTTCCGAGGAACTCACAATAAGAGATGTTATAACCACTTCTCCAGATAGTTCCATCCATGAAGCCAGTATAATGATGGACATGGAAGATGTCAGTGGTCTTCCAGTGGTAGATAATGGAAAGGTAATCGGTATTATCAGTAGACGTGATATTAAACCCATTATAAACTCCGATGCCGATAAAAAGGTCCGTGAGTTCATGACTGAGGAAGTGGTGACCATCACCGAATCAGCCACTCCAGAAGAAGCCCTGGATATAGCCTACGATAACAAGGTAGAAAGATTACCAATCGTTCGAAATAACCGTATAGTGGGAATTGTCACCATCAGAGATATATTGGAACGTAAAAAACATCCTCATGCTGCCAGAGACTCTGACGGACGTTTCCTGGTTGCTGCTGCCACGGGCCCCTTTGACCTGGAAAGAGCCATAGCTCTGGATAAGGCAGGGGCAGATATCATTGCCATGGATGTAGCCCACGCCCACAAACCGGATATTATTAAGTCTGCCAAGAAAATGAAAGAAAACATCCAGGCTGACCTACTGGTGGGTAACATTGCAACTGGCGAAGCAGCCGAAGCAATTATTGCAGGTGCAGATATTGATGGTTTTAAGGTAGGCATAGGTCCTGGTTCAATTTGTACTACCCGAATAATAGCAGGTGTGGGAGTTCCACAGTTAACTGCCATATCCTCTGTGGCTGATGTTGCCCATGAACACGGAGTTCCAGTTATAGGTGACGGGGGATTAAGATACTCAGGAGATGTTGCCAAAGCTATAGCTGTGGGAGCAGACGCAGTGATGGTGGGAAGCCTCCTGGCAGGAACCACCGAATCACCAGGTGAGGTAGTTATAATGAACGGTCGCAAATTCAAACAGTACCGTGGAATGGGATCACTGGGCGCCATGACTGGTGGTTCAGGAGCAGGAACTGACCGCTACTTCCAGGAAGTTAAAGGACCAATGAAACACGCAAAACTGGTACCGGAAGGTGTTGAAGGAGTGGTACCATTTAAAGGGCCGGTGAATGAAGTGATATTCCAGCTTATGGGCGGTCTTAAAGCTTCTATGGGATACTCCGGTGCAGCTAATATAAAAGAGATGTGGGAGAAAGCCAAATTCGTCAGGATCACATCCAGTGGTATGACTGAAAGTCATCCACACGACCTGTTAATAACCAATGAAAGTCCCAACTACCCCACAACCCGACTCATGTAG
- a CDS encoding LUD domain-containing protein, whose amino-acid sequence MNKSQLTIMNRSFTKLNQRREALLQDETTINLKERVKKIRTNSIKQLPLLLEKAGKNLIDNGIEVIYAGNAEEAKISIYQLVKNEDIIAKSKSNTAGEIKLTEYLEENGMEVLETDLGDRIVQFDKSRPTHPIGPACHLDMENISKIISSEFEREIEAEPTAILDAVKTDILEKITHCNVGITGANSVAAEDGSLVMVHNEGNISLLTMMDLHIILVGIDKLVPTVEDAISVVKLETIYATGKKVPAYMNVISSPSKTADIEQIILKDMYGAKRVVVVFLDNGRTRALEEKEECLWCIGCGACIVNCPVYTTLGPEFGYLRHLGGKGIVLSHFIDSEISYDSGLYKCTLCGQCTVECPVEIPINDMLEDLRKDSVKEGIYPEEHGDIRNNLKKTGSPFK is encoded by the coding sequence ATGAATAAATCCCAACTCACCATTATGAACCGTTCCTTCACTAAATTGAACCAAAGACGGGAAGCCCTCCTTCAGGATGAAACTACCATCAATTTAAAAGAAAGGGTTAAAAAGATTAGAACAAATTCCATCAAACAGCTACCTTTGCTACTTGAAAAAGCAGGAAAAAACCTGATTGATAATGGGATTGAAGTTATTTATGCTGGAAATGCTGAAGAAGCAAAGATAAGTATTTACCAACTTGTTAAAAATGAGGATATTATTGCCAAATCAAAGTCCAACACCGCCGGTGAAATAAAACTCACTGAATATCTTGAAGAAAATGGTATGGAAGTTTTGGAAACTGATCTGGGAGATAGAATTGTACAATTTGATAAAAGCCGACCTACTCATCCTATTGGGCCGGCATGTCACCTGGATATGGAAAATATTTCCAAAATCATATCCAGTGAATTTGAAAGGGAAATTGAAGCCGAACCTACAGCTATCCTTGATGCTGTGAAAACCGATATTCTGGAAAAAATTACCCACTGTAATGTTGGAATCACTGGTGCTAACTCAGTAGCTGCTGAGGATGGGTCACTGGTAATGGTTCATAATGAAGGTAATATAAGCCTGCTCACCATGATGGACCTTCATATCATTTTAGTGGGTATTGATAAACTGGTGCCCACTGTAGAGGATGCAATTTCAGTGGTGAAACTGGAAACCATCTACGCCACCGGGAAAAAAGTCCCAGCTTATATGAACGTTATATCCTCCCCTTCTAAAACTGCTGACATTGAACAGATCATATTGAAAGACATGTACGGTGCTAAAAGAGTAGTTGTGGTGTTTTTAGATAATGGCCGGACCCGGGCTCTTGAAGAAAAGGAAGAATGTTTATGGTGCATTGGATGCGGAGCATGCATAGTTAACTGCCCAGTATACACTACCCTCGGCCCAGAATTCGGTTATTTACGTCACTTAGGAGGGAAAGGCATAGTTTTAAGCCACTTTATTGATAGTGAAATCTCTTATGATTCCGGCCTTTACAAATGCACATTATGTGGTCAGTGCACTGTTGAATGTCCAGTTGAGATACCAATTAATGATATGTTGGAGGATTTAAGGAAAGATTCTGTTAAAGAAGGTATATACCCTGAAGAACATGGTGATATTCGAAATAATCTTAAAAAGACAGGATCGCCATTTAAATAG